A genomic stretch from Thalassophryne amazonica chromosome 18, fThaAma1.1, whole genome shotgun sequence includes:
- the LOC117531436 gene encoding L-seryl-tRNA(Sec) kinase-like — MSTKGCGSIPRRLRACLCVLCGLPAVGKSTLAQALSNTAAQRGWKTTEVCYDELISQHAFRPRATEDDQRHQTNAPCEFEDCDSKRTALMHTEWRSHRQVVLQYIEELLKKPEASVNLQTSHQINRASWEKCDGGLLELDGVDDSAPLLIVLDDNFYYSSMRYEVYQLARKHYLGFCQVYLQCAVESCMSRNHNRPDPVPTQVMLEMIKRLEPPNPKKNSWETNSISLTTTQNVSNEDVMKVMELISCAMSNPLSPVEDNTEQKEADRLKCSSSVVHQADQACRRLISEAMKTARENQGPPECVRTLAAQLNESKTRFLLNLRRQLLQDLSLTPEEDIDMENVVKRAVNVFDQEKRDILFRFKNKYS; from the exons ATGTCCACAAAGGGGTGTGGGAGTATTCCACGGAGGCTCCGGGCATGTCTGTGTGTCCTCTGTGGATTACCTGCTGTAGGGAAATCCACGCTGGCTCAGGCGCTCAGTAACACCGCTGCACAGCGTGGATGGAAAACGACAGAAGTGTGTTATGACGAGCTGATCTCCCAGCATGCTTTTCGTCCCAGGGCCACGGAAGACGACCAGCGGCACCAAACG aatgctccctgtgaatttgaagactgtgacaGTAAAAGGACTGCACTTATG CACACTGAGTGGAGGTCACACAGGCAAGTAGTGCTTCAGTACATCGAGGAGCTGTTGAAGAAGCCTGAAGCCTCAGTGAATCTGCAGACTAGCCACCAGATCAACCGTGCATCATGGGAGAAATGTGATGGAGGTTTGCTGGAACTTGATGGTGTGGATGACTCTGCACCACTTCTCATTGTACTGGATGACAACTTCTACTACTCAAGCATGAGATATGAAGTTTACCAACTGGCGAGAAAAC ATTATCTGGGGTTCTGTCAGGTGTACCTGCAATGTGCTGTGGAGTCGTGCATGAGCAGAAACCACAACAGACCTGATCCCGTTCCCACACAGGTGATGCTGGAGATGATAAAGCGCCTGGAACCTCCAAATCCAAAGAAGAACTCATGGGAGACGAACAGCATTTCGCTCACGACAACACAAAATGTGTCCAACGAAGATGT CATGAAGGTGATGGAGTTGATCTCCTGTGCAATGAGCAACCCACTGAGCCCAGTGGAGGACAATACGGAACAAAAG GAGGCTGACCGTCTGAAGTGTTCCAGTAGTGTGGTTCACCAGGCTGACCAGGCCTGCCGGCGCTTGATCTCTGAAGCCATGAAGACTGCCAGAG AAAATCAAGGTCCGCCTGAGTGTGTGAGGACTTTGGCTGCTCAGCTGAATGAATCCAAAACGAGATTTCTTCTCAACCTACGGAGACAGCTCCTTCAGGATCTGTCTTTGACTCCAGAAGAGGACATTGATATGGAAAATGTGGTCAAAAGAGCTGTGAATGTTTTTGACCAAGAGAAAAGGGACATTTTGTTTAGATTCAAAAATAAATATTCATGA